A window of the Streptomyces griseochromogenes genome harbors these coding sequences:
- a CDS encoding DoxX family protein, whose translation MHTNRIPRRSSSSAESRAPGAAAVRSPAADWGLLLIRLTFGLFMAGHGAQKLFGIFGGDGLTATGRAFAGLGYRPGKLFAVIGGLSEFLGGLGLALGLLTPLAAAALIGVMINAMATVTGAHGLWDVDGGVEYNVCIAVVALAVAAIGPGRFAVDRFLPWGTGGWREAAVALGLGGVGAALSLIL comes from the coding sequence ATGCATACGAATCGCATCCCGCGCCGTTCTTCGAGTTCCGCGGAATCACGCGCGCCCGGCGCCGCGGCGGTGAGGTCGCCCGCCGCCGACTGGGGGCTCTTGCTCATCCGGTTGACCTTCGGGCTGTTCATGGCCGGGCACGGCGCTCAGAAGCTGTTCGGGATCTTCGGCGGAGACGGCCTGACGGCGACCGGCCGGGCCTTCGCCGGCCTCGGTTACCGTCCGGGAAAGCTCTTCGCCGTGATAGGCGGCCTGTCGGAATTCCTCGGCGGCCTCGGCCTGGCTCTCGGACTGCTCACCCCACTGGCGGCCGCCGCTCTGATCGGCGTGATGATCAACGCCATGGCGACCGTCACCGGCGCCCACGGCCTGTGGGACGTGGACGGCGGCGTGGAGTACAACGTCTGCATCGCCGTGGTCGCCCTGGCCGTCGCGGCCATCGGCCCGGGCCGCTTCGCCGTCGACCGGTTCCTCCCCTGGGGCACGGGCGGCTGGCGCGAGGCCGCGGTCGCCCTCGGGCTGGGCGGTGTCGGCGCTGCGCTGTCGCTCATTCTTTGA
- a CDS encoding FAD-dependent monooxygenase, protein MPGAEAEADVLIVGGGPVGLTARALLERWGVRVLLVEKHRELSPFPRSRLVNVRSMEIYRQLGLAARIAARAFAPEYGRIRFRDTLHDQDFATAAMVGVNAPVPESPVIGVVTSQDRLEPTLLAAADAQTRFGAELVGLAEEDDGVVASLVDHEHGGRTRVRARYVLAADGANSAVRQLLGIDTTGPGAMGDFTTVVFHADLNRWCARQPAGVYFTAHGSFAPLYPEGGWAWFGPTPDDAAGADWPALVARALGPGAEARAEVVRVQHWVMNAFVAERFRHGRILLAGDAAHAVPIIGGLGMNAGLSDVHNLCWKLAGVLRGWAEPRLVETYETERQPVAHETLRQAVANAHLLFQVQKRRRDQLQSGQAASDQIELPWSERYFAQLGFVLGVTYRSGAVLADDTAPPEPSERGTDYFPTAEPGHRMPHLWLARTRSTLDAFGEWFTLLTPDPTRWAPRTPTPWPLRVEPLPAEHTGLCGLGPRGALLIRPDGHIGARWPEHPPSEAALHDALSAVTCPALP, encoded by the coding sequence ATGCCCGGAGCAGAGGCCGAGGCGGACGTGCTGATCGTCGGTGGCGGACCGGTCGGGCTCACCGCCCGGGCGCTTCTGGAACGCTGGGGCGTACGGGTCCTGCTGGTCGAGAAGCACCGCGAGCTGTCACCGTTTCCACGGTCCCGGCTGGTCAATGTGCGCTCGATGGAGATCTATCGCCAGCTCGGGCTGGCCGCCCGGATCGCGGCCAGGGCGTTCGCCCCCGAATACGGCCGCATTCGCTTCCGCGACACCCTGCACGACCAGGACTTCGCCACAGCTGCGATGGTCGGGGTGAACGCGCCGGTCCCCGAGAGCCCCGTGATCGGCGTGGTCACCTCACAGGACCGGCTGGAACCCACGCTGCTCGCCGCAGCGGACGCGCAGACACGGTTCGGGGCCGAGCTCGTCGGCCTGGCCGAGGAAGACGACGGCGTCGTCGCCTCGCTCGTCGACCACGAACACGGTGGCCGGACGCGCGTCCGTGCCCGCTATGTACTCGCCGCCGACGGCGCGAACTCCGCCGTCCGGCAACTGCTCGGCATCGACACCACCGGCCCCGGCGCGATGGGCGACTTCACCACCGTCGTCTTCCACGCCGACCTCAACCGCTGGTGCGCCCGTCAGCCCGCCGGGGTCTACTTCACGGCGCACGGATCGTTCGCGCCCCTCTACCCCGAAGGGGGCTGGGCCTGGTTCGGCCCCACACCCGACGACGCCGCGGGCGCCGACTGGCCCGCTCTCGTCGCGCGCGCCCTCGGCCCGGGAGCCGAGGCGCGGGCCGAGGTGGTGCGGGTGCAGCACTGGGTGATGAACGCGTTCGTCGCCGAACGCTTCCGGCACGGCCGTATCCTGCTGGCCGGTGACGCCGCGCACGCGGTCCCGATCATCGGCGGCCTGGGCATGAACGCCGGTCTCTCCGATGTGCACAACCTGTGCTGGAAACTGGCGGGTGTTCTGCGGGGGTGGGCCGAGCCGCGCCTGGTGGAGACCTACGAAACGGAACGCCAACCCGTCGCCCACGAGACTCTCCGCCAGGCGGTGGCCAACGCCCACCTTCTGTTCCAAGTGCAGAAGCGACGCCGGGACCAGCTCCAGAGCGGTCAGGCAGCATCGGATCAGATCGAACTACCCTGGTCGGAGCGGTACTTCGCGCAACTCGGCTTCGTCCTGGGGGTCACCTATCGCTCCGGCGCCGTCCTGGCCGACGACACCGCCCCACCCGAGCCGTCCGAGCGAGGCACGGACTACTTCCCCACCGCCGAGCCGGGCCATCGGATGCCGCATCTCTGGCTCGCCCGGACCCGCTCCACGCTCGACGCCTTCGGCGAATGGTTCACCCTGCTCACCCCGGACCCCACCCGCTGGGCACCACGCACCCCCACGCCGTGGCCGCTGCGCGTCGAGCCCCTGCCCGCCGAGCACACCGGCCTCTGCGGACTCGGCCCGCGCGGAGCCCTGCTCATCCGTCCCGACGGCCACATCGGCGCGCGGTGGCCCGAGCACCCGCCGAGCGAGGCCGCCCTCCACGACGCTCTCAGCGCGGTGACCTGTCCGGCGCTGCCCTGA
- the ligA gene encoding NAD-dependent DNA ligase LigA, protein MTTSAAVIVDAAAYAQAVDDAVGAAAAYYAGGTSPLDDDAYDRLVRGIAAWEAAHPDQVLPESPTGKVAGGAVEGDVPHTVPMLSLDNVFSAEEFTAWTASLARRIGHDVQRLGVGPKLDGLAIAARYTRGRLTRLITRGDGTAGEDVSHAIGTIEGLPETLAEPVTVEVRGEVLMTTAQFEHANEVRTAHGGQPFANPRNAAAGTLRAKERAYTVPMTFFGYGLLPVPDTDPALAERLTTSAHSDLMNMAAAFGVHTSAQTAVQDVVAHNPEQVLARVKEIAASRAELPFGIDGIVIKADLAEDQQAAGSGSRAPRWAIAYKLPAVEKITRLLEVEWNVGRTGIIAPRAVLEPVVIDGSTITYATLHNPADITRRALLLGDHVMVHRAGDVIPRIEAPVTHLRTGDEQTIAFPEQCPRCGSDIDTSEERWRCAQGRNCHLVASLAYAAGRDQLDVEGLGTTRIVQLVDAGLVTDLADLFTLKREQLLGLERMGETSTDNLLTAIAKAKEQPLARVLCALGVRGTGRSMSRRIARHFATMDNIRAADAEAMQQVEGIGTEKAPSIVAELAELAPLIDKLAAVGVNMTEPGATPPSADATGPDGTAAASPQAGPLAGMTVVVTGAMTGALEKLSRNEMNELIERAGGRSSSSVSKKTALVVAGEGAGSKRAKAEQLGIRLATPDDFAGLVADLLA, encoded by the coding sequence ATGACGACTTCTGCAGCAGTGATCGTGGATGCCGCCGCCTATGCGCAGGCGGTCGATGACGCGGTGGGCGCGGCGGCCGCCTACTACGCAGGTGGCACCTCGCCGCTGGACGACGACGCCTACGACCGGCTGGTCCGGGGGATCGCCGCGTGGGAGGCGGCGCACCCGGATCAGGTGCTGCCCGAGTCCCCCACCGGGAAGGTCGCCGGTGGCGCGGTCGAGGGCGATGTGCCGCACACCGTCCCCATGCTCAGCCTCGACAACGTGTTCTCCGCGGAGGAATTCACTGCCTGGACGGCGTCTTTGGCCCGCCGCATCGGGCATGATGTCCAACGGCTCGGCGTGGGGCCGAAGCTGGACGGGCTGGCGATCGCCGCCCGCTACACCCGTGGACGGCTGACCCGGCTGATCACCCGCGGGGACGGAACGGCCGGAGAGGACGTCTCGCACGCGATCGGCACCATAGAGGGGCTGCCCGAGACACTGGCCGAGCCGGTCACCGTGGAGGTACGCGGCGAAGTACTCATGACGACCGCCCAGTTCGAGCACGCCAACGAGGTGCGCACGGCTCACGGCGGCCAGCCGTTCGCCAACCCGCGCAACGCGGCCGCCGGCACGCTGCGGGCCAAGGAGCGCGCCTACACGGTCCCGATGACGTTCTTCGGCTACGGCCTGCTGCCCGTCCCCGACACCGACCCGGCCCTTGCCGAACGGCTGACCACATCCGCCCACAGCGACCTGATGAACATGGCCGCTGCCTTCGGAGTGCACACCAGCGCCCAGACCGCCGTCCAGGACGTGGTCGCCCACAACCCCGAGCAGGTCCTGGCCCGGGTGAAGGAGATCGCCGCCTCGCGTGCCGAACTGCCGTTCGGTATCGACGGCATCGTCATCAAGGCCGACCTCGCCGAGGACCAGCAGGCAGCCGGATCCGGCTCCCGCGCACCACGGTGGGCGATCGCCTACAAGCTGCCGGCCGTCGAGAAGATCACCCGGCTGCTGGAGGTGGAGTGGAACGTCGGCCGCACCGGCATCATCGCCCCGCGCGCCGTCCTCGAACCAGTCGTGATCGACGGCTCCACCATCACCTACGCCACCCTGCACAACCCGGCCGACATCACCCGCCGCGCCCTGCTCCTGGGCGATCACGTCATGGTCCACCGCGCCGGAGACGTCATTCCCCGCATCGAGGCCCCGGTCACCCACCTGCGCACGGGCGACGAACAGACCATCGCCTTCCCCGAACAGTGCCCGCGCTGCGGGTCCGACATCGACACGAGCGAAGAACGCTGGCGGTGCGCGCAGGGCCGCAACTGCCATCTGGTCGCCTCCCTCGCCTACGCGGCGGGCCGCGACCAGCTCGACGTCGAGGGCCTGGGCACCACCCGCATCGTCCAGCTCGTCGACGCGGGCCTGGTCACCGATCTCGCCGACCTGTTCACCCTGAAACGCGAGCAGCTGCTCGGCCTCGAACGGATGGGCGAGACCAGTACCGACAACCTCCTCACCGCGATCGCGAAGGCCAAGGAGCAGCCGCTGGCGCGGGTGCTGTGCGCGCTCGGCGTCCGCGGTACGGGCCGCTCCATGTCACGGCGTATCGCGCGCCACTTCGCCACCATGGACAACATCCGCGCCGCCGATGCCGAAGCGATGCAGCAGGTCGAGGGCATCGGAACCGAGAAAGCCCCCTCCATCGTCGCGGAACTCGCCGAACTCGCCCCGCTCATCGACAAACTCGCCGCCGTCGGAGTCAACATGACCGAGCCCGGCGCCACCCCTCCCTCGGCCGACGCCACCGGCCCGGACGGCACGGCCGCGGCTTCGCCACAGGCGGGTCCGCTGGCGGGGATGACCGTGGTGGTCACGGGTGCGATGACAGGCGCACTGGAGAAGCTCTCCCGTAACGAGATGAACGAACTCATCGAACGAGCCGGGGGACGCTCCTCCTCCAGCGTCTCCAAGAAGACCGCCCTGGTCGTCGCGGGCGAGGGAGCGGGTTCCAAGCGTGCCAAGGCCGAGCAACTCGGCATCCGCCTCGCCACCCCCGACGACTTCGCCGGCCTGGTCGCCGACCTCCTCGCCTGA
- a CDS encoding PP2C family protein-serine/threonine phosphatase yields the protein MRGRLLSVLPALLLLIGLLIGLFTPRDVRPDAFLATAMVSGSALLPLWGTVLIGVGACAIFVGLMVDFDALRDATAYSELATLVAIAAFAVFFNRLLRRRANELVQVRSVAESAQLAVLHPVPRHLGHVTLDSLYLAAAAEARIGGDLYEAIRTPHGVRLLIGDVRGKGLLAMQTAATLLSAFREAAHDAPDLPHLACRLETSMSRSASQYPEVPGSEIAERFITALLAEIPDDEPVVRTVTCGHPPPLLLHRGEVRELQPAAPSPPLNLGNLVSDGYHVDLAPFHSGDQLLLYTDGVTETRDRSGAFYPLTERIRSWSGEASHQLLEHLHRDLIAYSGGELDDDVAALLARRRPIL from the coding sequence GTGCGGGGCAGGTTGCTGTCCGTCCTGCCTGCTCTGCTGCTGCTCATCGGCCTGCTCATCGGCCTCTTCACACCGCGCGATGTCAGGCCGGATGCCTTCCTCGCCACGGCCATGGTCTCCGGCTCCGCGCTACTGCCCCTGTGGGGGACCGTGCTGATCGGAGTGGGCGCGTGCGCCATCTTTGTCGGCCTTATGGTGGACTTCGACGCGCTGCGGGATGCGACCGCCTATTCCGAGCTGGCCACCCTCGTGGCGATCGCCGCATTCGCCGTCTTCTTCAACCGCCTGCTGCGCCGACGCGCCAATGAGCTGGTTCAGGTCCGCTCCGTGGCCGAGAGCGCCCAGCTGGCGGTGCTGCATCCGGTACCTCGACACCTCGGGCACGTCACGCTCGACAGCCTGTACCTGGCCGCCGCGGCGGAGGCCCGGATCGGCGGCGATCTGTACGAGGCGATACGCACCCCGCACGGCGTACGGCTGCTCATCGGTGACGTACGCGGCAAGGGCCTGCTCGCGATGCAGACGGCCGCGACGCTGCTCAGCGCCTTCCGCGAGGCCGCCCACGACGCACCCGACCTGCCCCACCTCGCGTGCCGCCTGGAGACGAGCATGAGCCGCAGCGCCTCCCAGTACCCGGAGGTCCCGGGCTCGGAGATCGCCGAACGTTTCATCACCGCGCTCCTCGCCGAGATCCCGGACGACGAGCCGGTCGTCCGGACTGTCACCTGCGGCCACCCGCCCCCGCTGCTGCTGCACCGCGGCGAGGTCCGGGAGCTGCAGCCCGCCGCTCCCTCGCCGCCGCTCAACCTCGGCAACCTGGTGAGCGACGGGTACCACGTCGACCTCGCCCCCTTCCATTCCGGAGACCAGCTCCTGCTGTACACCGACGGGGTCACCGAGACCCGCGACCGCTCCGGCGCCTTCTACCCCCTCACCGAACGCATCCGCTCTTGGAGCGGCGAGGCGTCTCACCAGCTCCTCGAGCATCTCCACCGCGACCTGATCGCCTACAGCGGCGGCGAGCTCGACGACGACGTCGCTGCCCTCCTCGCCCGGCGGCGCCCGATCCTCTGA
- a CDS encoding TetR/AcrR family transcriptional regulator: protein MQQKKDAPLRSDAQRNRERILDVAVAELTRCADAPLSVIAKKAGVGQGTFYRNFPNREALVLEIYRHEMQQVADSAAHLVATLAPEQALRAWMDRLAEFAMTKAGLADAIRQATSTPGSPAKPAHTPVTSAAEILLRANEEAGTIRPGVTADDFLLAIAGLWQLDPHDDWQPRATRLLDLVMDGLRAGATGR from the coding sequence GTGCAGCAGAAGAAGGACGCACCCCTGCGCTCGGACGCGCAGCGCAACCGCGAGCGCATCCTGGACGTGGCGGTCGCCGAGCTGACGCGCTGCGCGGACGCCCCGCTGAGCGTGATCGCCAAGAAGGCCGGCGTCGGGCAGGGCACCTTCTACCGCAACTTCCCCAACCGCGAGGCGCTCGTCCTGGAGATCTACCGCCACGAGATGCAGCAGGTCGCCGACAGCGCGGCCCATCTGGTCGCGACCCTGGCGCCCGAACAGGCCCTGCGTGCCTGGATGGACCGGCTCGCCGAGTTCGCCATGACCAAGGCCGGCCTGGCCGACGCGATACGACAGGCCACCAGCACACCGGGCAGCCCGGCGAAACCGGCCCACACGCCGGTGACCTCGGCGGCGGAAATCCTGCTCCGCGCCAACGAGGAAGCCGGCACCATCCGCCCCGGAGTCACCGCGGACGACTTCCTCCTCGCCATCGCGGGCCTCTGGCAGCTCGACCCGCACGACGACTGGCAGCCCCGCGCCACCCGGCTCCTCGACCTCGTCATGGACGGTCTGCGGGCGGGGGCGACCGGCCGGTGA
- a CDS encoding (2Fe-2S)-binding protein, with the protein MPSSTSSVITLKINGEKYALPVDHRTTLLDALRERLDLTGPKKGCDQGQCGACTVLLDGRRAVACLQLAVAAEGREITTVEGLADGERLHPVQQAFLDLDGFQCGYCTPGQICSAIGVIEEHAAGWPSAVTEDLRPEAGPPPLSADEIRERMSGNLCRCGAYVSIVEAVARAAEAGTLTAPAARISPVAGPKEAVA; encoded by the coding sequence ATGCCCTCATCGACGTCCAGTGTCATCACCTTGAAGATCAACGGCGAGAAGTACGCACTGCCCGTCGACCACCGCACCACCCTGCTCGACGCACTGCGTGAGCGCCTCGATCTGACCGGCCCCAAGAAGGGCTGTGACCAGGGCCAATGCGGAGCCTGCACCGTCCTGCTGGACGGGCGCCGGGCCGTCGCCTGTCTGCAACTGGCCGTGGCGGCCGAGGGCCGCGAGATCACCACCGTCGAAGGCCTGGCCGACGGCGAGCGGTTGCACCCCGTGCAGCAGGCCTTCCTCGACCTGGATGGTTTCCAGTGCGGTTACTGCACCCCGGGACAGATCTGTTCGGCGATCGGCGTGATCGAGGAGCACGCGGCCGGCTGGCCGAGCGCCGTCACCGAGGACCTGCGGCCCGAAGCGGGACCCCCACCCCTGAGCGCCGACGAGATCCGCGAGCGGATGAGCGGCAACCTGTGCCGCTGCGGCGCGTACGTCTCGATCGTCGAGGCGGTGGCCCGGGCGGCCGAGGCCGGGACGCTCACGGCTCCCGCGGCGCGTATCAGCCCGGTGGCAGGCCCGAAGGAGGCTGTGGCATGA
- a CDS encoding FAD binding domain-containing protein — protein MREFGYQRASDVAGAVALLGADPDTRFLGGGTNLVDLMKSGVERPARLIDIRELPLDEIESTPEGGLRIGATVTNGDLAAHPEVRRRYPVLAQAVLAGASGQLRNMATVGGNLLQRTRCGYFTDVTKPCNKRVPGSGCPAVEGEHHNHAILGASGHCVAVHPSDMAVALTAFDAVVHYETADGPGKLPFREFYLPVADTPHRETALPPGALITGVALPPTPVAARSRYRKVRERASYAFAIGSVAAALDIRDGVVREARLALGAVASRPWRAVAAERVLTGAPSGPETYAAAADAELTGARPLPHNGYKVTLMRNLMVAVLTELAEEAAR, from the coding sequence ATGAGGGAGTTCGGCTATCAGCGGGCCTCCGACGTCGCCGGCGCCGTCGCGCTGCTCGGCGCCGATCCGGACACCCGCTTCCTCGGCGGCGGCACCAACCTCGTCGACCTCATGAAGAGCGGCGTCGAACGTCCCGCCCGGCTCATCGACATCCGTGAACTCCCGCTCGACGAGATCGAATCCACGCCGGAGGGCGGCCTGCGCATCGGCGCGACCGTCACCAACGGCGACCTGGCCGCCCACCCCGAAGTCCGGCGCCGCTACCCGGTGCTGGCGCAGGCGGTGCTGGCCGGCGCGTCCGGGCAGCTGCGCAATATGGCCACGGTCGGCGGGAACCTGCTCCAGCGCACCCGCTGCGGCTACTTCACCGATGTCACCAAACCCTGCAACAAGCGAGTCCCCGGCAGCGGTTGCCCGGCCGTCGAGGGCGAGCACCACAACCATGCGATCCTGGGCGCGTCCGGCCACTGCGTGGCCGTACACCCTTCGGACATGGCCGTCGCCCTCACCGCCTTCGACGCCGTCGTCCACTACGAAACCGCGGACGGACCGGGGAAGTTGCCGTTTCGCGAGTTCTACCTGCCCGTCGCCGACACCCCGCACCGTGAGACCGCCCTGCCCCCGGGCGCGCTGATCACGGGCGTCGCACTGCCGCCCACCCCGGTCGCCGCCCGTTCCCGCTACCGCAAGGTGCGCGAGCGAGCCTCGTACGCGTTCGCCATCGGCTCGGTCGCCGCCGCGCTCGACATCCGTGACGGCGTCGTCCGTGAAGCGCGCCTTGCCCTCGGTGCAGTCGCTTCCCGTCCCTGGCGGGCCGTGGCGGCCGAGCGTGTCCTGACCGGTGCGCCGTCCGGCCCCGAGACCTACGCCGCCGCGGCGGACGCCGAGCTGACGGGCGCGCGGCCGCTGCCGCACAACGGATACAAGGTGACCCTGATGCGCAACCTCATGGTGGCCGTGCTGACCGAACTCGCCGAGGAGGCCGCCCGATGA
- a CDS encoding xanthine dehydrogenase family protein molybdopterin-binding subunit: MTTLTTGTPTPTPSVGIAHTRVEGRDKVTGAARYAGEIPFADLAHGWLVLSTVARGRIRSIETATVLAMPGVLGVLDHRNALRLETDYAGLMGSKPDPTCAVFQHDRVPHLGWPVALVVAETSEQAREAAEALVVHYEQEPHDVDFTGERPDAYPLDSHVPAVTEKGDLDAELAASAVVVDAEYTTPEEHHSPMEPHAATARWDGGRLDVVDSNQGATWVVGELASLFSLDPGSVRVRSEHVGGGFGSKGVRAHQVAAVMAATVLRRPVRVVLTRRQMFSLAGYRSPTAQRVRLGADADGRLRALEHRSLSLTSTVHEFIEPSAGVARVMYDADAHHTANRVVRLDVPTPTWMRAPGEAPGSFALEAALDELAEKCGIDPIELRLRNEPDKGPVSGLPFSGRHLPACLREGARRFGWADRDPRPGVRKDGRRLLGTGMAAASFHAGAMPSTATVTAHANGTFTVRIAAADIGTGARTALTLVAADALGVLPERVRVRIGDSDFGPAMIAGGSMGTRSWSWAVTAAAGELRDRLALSGDIPPEGITVRSDTTEAIGALAPAERHSFGAQFAEVAVDVDTGEVRVRRMLGIFAAGRIVNPLTARGQFVGGMIWGISMALHEEAVRDRAFGGHVGADLAGYHVATHADVPHIEAEWIDDPDPGDPVGIKGIGEVGIVGAAAAVANAVWHATGVRHRSLPIRPDRVIQAGAPRA, encoded by the coding sequence ATGACCACCCTCACCACCGGGACACCCACGCCGACACCCTCCGTCGGCATCGCCCACACCCGCGTGGAAGGCAGGGACAAGGTCACCGGAGCGGCCCGCTACGCGGGCGAGATCCCCTTCGCCGACCTGGCGCACGGCTGGCTGGTGCTGTCCACGGTCGCCCGTGGCCGCATCCGCTCCATCGAGACCGCCACCGTCCTCGCCATGCCCGGCGTCCTCGGCGTTCTGGACCACCGCAACGCGCTGCGCCTGGAGACCGATTACGCCGGCCTGATGGGATCGAAGCCGGACCCGACCTGCGCCGTCTTCCAGCACGACCGGGTGCCGCACCTGGGCTGGCCGGTGGCGCTGGTCGTCGCCGAGACCTCCGAGCAGGCCAGGGAGGCCGCCGAGGCGCTCGTGGTGCACTACGAACAGGAGCCCCACGACGTCGACTTCACCGGCGAGCGCCCGGACGCCTACCCGCTGGACAGCCATGTGCCGGCGGTGACGGAGAAGGGCGACCTCGACGCCGAACTGGCCGCCTCGGCCGTCGTCGTGGACGCCGAGTACACCACCCCCGAAGAGCACCACAGCCCGATGGAACCCCATGCGGCGACCGCCCGCTGGGACGGCGGCCGGCTCGACGTGGTCGACTCCAACCAGGGCGCCACCTGGGTCGTCGGTGAGCTCGCGAGCCTCTTCTCGCTCGACCCGGGCTCGGTGCGCGTGCGCTCCGAACATGTCGGCGGCGGCTTCGGCAGCAAGGGCGTCCGTGCCCACCAGGTGGCCGCCGTGATGGCCGCGACCGTCCTGCGGCGCCCCGTACGGGTCGTCCTGACCCGCCGTCAGATGTTCTCGCTGGCCGGCTACCGCAGCCCCACCGCCCAGCGTGTCAGGCTCGGTGCCGACGCCGACGGACGACTGCGCGCACTGGAGCACCGCTCGCTCAGCCTCACCTCCACCGTGCACGAGTTCATCGAACCGAGCGCAGGGGTGGCGCGGGTGATGTACGACGCCGACGCCCACCACACCGCCAACCGGGTCGTACGACTCGACGTACCGACCCCGACCTGGATGCGTGCCCCGGGCGAGGCGCCGGGGTCGTTCGCGCTGGAGGCGGCACTGGACGAACTCGCGGAGAAGTGCGGCATCGACCCGATCGAGCTGCGCCTGCGCAACGAACCCGACAAGGGGCCGGTCTCCGGCCTGCCGTTCTCGGGCCGCCATCTGCCGGCGTGCTTGCGGGAGGGTGCCCGCAGGTTCGGCTGGGCTGACCGGGACCCGCGTCCCGGCGTACGCAAGGACGGCCGCCGGCTGCTCGGCACCGGCATGGCGGCCGCTTCCTTCCACGCGGGCGCCATGCCGTCCACGGCGACCGTGACCGCCCACGCGAACGGCACCTTCACCGTCCGGATCGCCGCGGCCGACATCGGCACCGGAGCCCGTACGGCCCTCACCCTGGTTGCCGCGGACGCCCTCGGCGTCCTCCCGGAGCGCGTCCGTGTGCGCATCGGCGACAGCGACTTCGGACCGGCGATGATCGCCGGAGGGTCCATGGGCACCCGCTCCTGGTCCTGGGCGGTCACCGCCGCGGCCGGCGAACTGCGCGACAGGCTGGCCCTGAGCGGCGACATCCCCCCGGAGGGCATCACCGTACGGTCGGACACCACCGAGGCCATCGGCGCCCTCGCCCCCGCCGAACGCCACTCCTTCGGGGCGCAGTTCGCCGAGGTGGCCGTGGACGTCGACACCGGCGAGGTGCGCGTGCGGCGCATGCTCGGCATCTTCGCGGCGGGCCGCATCGTCAACCCGCTGACCGCACGCGGCCAGTTCGTGGGCGGCATGATCTGGGGCATCTCCATGGCCCTGCACGAGGAGGCCGTCCGGGACCGTGCCTTCGGCGGCCATGTCGGCGCCGACCTCGCGGGCTACCACGTGGCCACGCACGCGGACGTGCCGCACATCGAGGCCGAATGGATCGACGACCCGGACCCGGGGGACCCGGTCGGGATCAAGGGCATCGGCGAGGTCGGCATCGTGGGTGCGGCCGCCGCCGTCGCCAACGCGGTCTGGCACGCGACCGGCGTACGCCACCGCAGCCTGCCGATCCGGCCGGACCGCGTCATCCAGGCCGGGGCACCCCGTGCTTGA
- a CDS encoding XdhC family protein, which yields MLDIAEELLTWAEEGRDFAVATVLAVGGSAPRGPGAALAVDSAGTVIGSVSGGCVEGAVYDLCREALQTGESVTEHFGYSDEDAFAVGLTCGGTIDVLITPLGGHAPARTVPASALSAAGRGEPVALARVARGPAELLGRALLVRDDGTYEGALGSHPELDRTAAAEARALLEAGRTGTVDIAEDGSHCPGGLTLLVESNVPPPRMIVFGAVDFASALARAGKFLGYHVTVCDARPVFATPARFPDADEVVVDWPHRYLRRTGTDARTVLCVLTHDAKFDIPLLKAALGMPVSFVGAMGSRRTHEERHRRLREEGVTERELARLRSPIGLDLGARTPEETALSIVAEIVAARRGGTGVPLTGTNTPIHRDRDRHGGATAA from the coding sequence GTGCTTGACATCGCCGAGGAGCTTTTGACCTGGGCCGAGGAGGGCCGGGACTTCGCCGTCGCCACCGTGCTCGCGGTGGGCGGCAGCGCGCCGCGCGGCCCCGGCGCCGCCCTCGCCGTCGACAGCGCGGGCACGGTCATCGGCTCGGTGTCCGGCGGTTGTGTGGAGGGCGCGGTCTACGACCTGTGCCGGGAGGCGCTCCAGACGGGCGAGAGCGTCACGGAACACTTCGGCTACAGCGACGAGGACGCCTTCGCCGTGGGACTGACCTGCGGCGGGACGATCGATGTGCTGATCACGCCGCTGGGCGGGCACGCGCCCGCCCGGACCGTCCCGGCGTCGGCCCTGTCGGCCGCGGGCCGGGGCGAACCGGTCGCCCTGGCCCGGGTCGCCCGCGGGCCGGCGGAACTGCTCGGCCGGGCCCTGCTGGTGCGAGACGACGGCACCTACGAGGGCGCTCTCGGCTCGCACCCGGAGCTGGACCGGACGGCGGCCGCCGAGGCCCGGGCGCTGCTGGAGGCGGGGCGGACCGGCACCGTGGACATCGCCGAGGACGGCTCGCACTGCCCCGGCGGCCTCACCCTGCTGGTCGAGTCGAACGTGCCGCCCCCGCGCATGATCGTCTTCGGCGCGGTGGACTTCGCGTCGGCGCTGGCGCGGGCCGGCAAGTTCCTCGGCTACCACGTGACCGTCTGCGACGCCCGCCCCGTCTTCGCCACACCTGCCCGCTTCCCCGACGCCGACGAGGTGGTCGTCGACTGGCCGCACCGCTACCTGCGCCGCACCGGGACCGACGCCCGCACGGTCCTGTGCGTGCTCACCCACGACGCGAAGTTCGACATACCGCTGCTGAAGGCGGCCCTCGGGATGCCGGTGTCGTTCGTCGGTGCGATGGGCTCGCGCCGCACCCACGAGGAACGCCATCGGCGGCTGCGGGAGGAAGGCGTGACCGAGCGCGAGTTGGCCCGGCTGCGGTCCCCGATCGGCCTTGACCTCGGCGCCCGCACCCCGGAGGAGACCGCCCTGTCGATCGTGGCGGAGATCGTCGCCGCCAGGCGCGGCGGGACGGGCGTTCCCCTGACCGGCACGAACACACCGATCCACCGTGACCGGGACCGACACGGCGGTGCGACGGCCGCCTGA